One Qipengyuania gaetbuli genomic region harbors:
- a CDS encoding glycoside hydrolase family 3 C-terminal domain-containing protein — translation MIHLPPDSDCERVVSDLLAYMTVEEKAGQLAVVQAPDPQDRAETEAFARAIRDGRVTAVEGIGSKLQAEAFQQIAIEESRLGIPLLFPAETATGIDTIFPAPLAAAASFDMDAIAAAEGVVADEAHSRGVNWALGPEAGYLRPSSGTGHPSSAEQVHLAARIAAARVRGLQAAGDTAREGVLACLDLSRILAPASTGGRQEIADALRIAAHVSQQGYLGSISFGGADTRHRGALQRAFAFLQGPGAFEGIVLSEWQALAAAARDSEHVEIGDYMPIDAIAAAVEKREIPLSRLDDAAARVLRAKYALGLFSQPLGREAVRRRGSLPTPIQNRQAALDLAKKCCVLLRNEPAMLPLGVDSGDILVIGNAANDRSLPVAGRGGPGASVIDGLEQLGIPYKFAPGLALRRENGTVGRLVEADSMAIGMACEAAKRSRTVVVVLGECKNARLSEAEQQLLASLRSVTEHIVLVTLGTLPLDPVVSGNPLPAVLHAGQLGTMSGHAIAEILTGEAAPCGKLPVAIPASEHNRGLPFGHGLNYADFALTDLTLGLATDHIVASAQLRNTGEISGTETVQLFVRRYRGRHLPSRMDLRDFERVTLAPGERQTVRFELGKEEVGEFREDGRLVAEGGTLDIRIGLSAGRTLGGEIELPEAVARAMGGFVKGLPGSAADSRRRA, via the coding sequence ATGATCCATCTGCCGCCCGACAGCGATTGCGAACGTGTCGTTTCGGACCTGCTCGCCTACATGACGGTCGAGGAGAAGGCGGGGCAACTCGCCGTCGTCCAAGCTCCTGATCCCCAGGACCGTGCGGAAACAGAAGCCTTCGCGCGCGCCATTCGCGATGGACGCGTCACTGCGGTAGAGGGGATCGGTTCCAAGCTCCAGGCAGAAGCCTTCCAGCAGATTGCGATCGAAGAATCGCGGCTGGGCATTCCCTTGCTTTTCCCGGCCGAGACGGCGACGGGGATCGACACCATCTTTCCCGCACCGCTCGCTGCCGCGGCCAGTTTCGATATGGACGCAATCGCCGCTGCGGAAGGGGTGGTTGCGGACGAAGCCCATTCCCGGGGTGTCAACTGGGCGCTGGGACCGGAAGCGGGATACCTGCGGCCAAGCAGCGGGACCGGCCATCCTTCCTCCGCAGAGCAGGTCCACCTCGCAGCCCGGATCGCTGCAGCCCGTGTCAGGGGACTGCAGGCAGCGGGCGACACGGCGCGCGAAGGCGTGCTTGCCTGCCTCGACTTGTCGCGCATCCTGGCCCCTGCGAGCACCGGCGGACGACAGGAAATCGCCGATGCCCTGCGCATCGCTGCTCATGTTTCGCAGCAGGGCTACCTCGGCTCGATCTCGTTTGGCGGCGCCGACACCCGCCACCGCGGAGCGCTGCAGCGCGCCTTCGCGTTCCTGCAGGGACCGGGAGCTTTCGAAGGCATCGTGTTGTCCGAATGGCAGGCGCTGGCCGCAGCCGCGCGTGACAGCGAACACGTGGAGATCGGGGACTACATGCCCATCGACGCTATCGCCGCAGCCGTCGAGAAGCGCGAAATCCCGCTCTCGCGGCTGGACGATGCGGCCGCCCGCGTCCTGCGCGCCAAATACGCGCTCGGCCTGTTCAGCCAGCCACTGGGACGCGAGGCGGTGCGCCGCCGGGGGTCGCTTCCCACGCCGATCCAGAACCGCCAGGCGGCACTGGACCTCGCCAAGAAGTGCTGCGTGCTCTTGCGCAACGAACCGGCGATGCTGCCGCTCGGCGTAGATTCGGGAGATATCCTCGTCATCGGCAACGCCGCCAACGACAGGTCCCTTCCGGTCGCTGGGCGCGGCGGACCGGGCGCAAGCGTGATCGATGGGCTGGAACAGCTCGGCATTCCCTACAAGTTCGCACCCGGCCTCGCCCTGCGACGCGAGAACGGGACCGTTGGCCGATTGGTCGAGGCCGACAGCATGGCGATCGGCATGGCGTGCGAAGCGGCCAAGCGATCGCGCACTGTCGTGGTGGTACTGGGTGAGTGCAAGAACGCGAGGCTGTCAGAGGCGGAACAGCAGCTGCTGGCCTCGCTGCGTTCGGTCACGGAGCATATCGTCCTGGTCACGCTCGGCACGCTGCCGCTCGATCCGGTCGTGTCCGGCAACCCCTTGCCGGCCGTACTACATGCAGGGCAGCTGGGGACCATGAGCGGTCATGCCATTGCGGAAATCCTGACCGGCGAGGCTGCACCCTGCGGAAAGCTGCCCGTGGCTATTCCGGCCAGCGAGCACAATCGCGGATTGCCCTTCGGACATGGCCTCAATTACGCCGATTTCGCGTTGACCGACCTCACGCTCGGCCTTGCGACCGACCACATCGTCGCCAGCGCCCAGCTGCGCAACACGGGCGAAATCTCAGGGACCGAGACAGTCCAGCTGTTCGTGCGCCGTTATCGTGGCCGCCACCTGCCCAGCCGCATGGACCTGCGCGATTTCGAGCGCGTCACGCTTGCGCCCGGAGAGCGACAGACCGTCCGTTTCGAACTCGGGAAGGAAGAGGTCGGGGAGTTCCGCGAGGACGGACGGCTGGTCGCCGAAGGTGGCACGCTGGACATTCGCATCGGCCTTTCGGCGGGCCGTACGCTCGGCGGAGAGATCGAACTGCCCGAAGCCGTCGCGCGCGCCATGGGCGGCTTCGTCAAGGGCCTGCCCGGTAGTGCCGCAGACAGCCGCCGCCGCGCCTGA
- a CDS encoding DUF2891 domain-containing protein: MDLTEDIARHFARIALGHVARPYPYKEDHVFEGDHDVRPPREAHPVFFGSFDWHSCVHGWWTLLTLRRLYPDMPEATQIAALADSTFTEEKLAVELAYLDRTYSRAFERPYGWAWLLYLHHEAARHGDRDWGARLEPLARAFAGQFRDYLRILTYPITVGSHYNSAFALTLAREWAQERDSVLVATIDEWALVAYGQRRDYAGWEPGGDEFLSPVLSVAMLMSRVMPQLQYAPWLDELVLSNGWVERECRPVTVSDRSDGKIAHLDGLNLSRAWNLRAASRALGDHPAQELLEARAQEHLEAAMPHVAGDYMGEHWLASFALLALLEKS, encoded by the coding sequence GTGGACCTGACCGAAGACATCGCCCGCCATTTCGCCCGCATCGCGCTGGGCCACGTGGCGCGGCCCTATCCCTACAAGGAGGATCACGTGTTCGAGGGCGACCATGACGTGCGCCCCCCGCGCGAGGCGCACCCTGTCTTCTTCGGCAGTTTCGACTGGCATAGCTGCGTTCACGGCTGGTGGACCCTGCTCACCTTGCGCCGGCTCTATCCTGACATGCCCGAAGCGACGCAGATTGCCGCGCTGGCGGACAGCACATTCACCGAGGAGAAGCTGGCAGTCGAACTGGCCTATCTGGACCGGACCTATTCGCGCGCTTTCGAGCGGCCCTATGGCTGGGCGTGGCTGCTCTATCTCCACCACGAGGCTGCGCGGCATGGCGACAGGGACTGGGGCGCGAGGCTGGAGCCGCTTGCCCGTGCCTTTGCCGGACAATTTCGCGATTACCTGCGCATCCTGACCTATCCGATAACTGTGGGCTCTCACTACAACTCCGCCTTCGCGCTGACGCTGGCGCGCGAATGGGCGCAGGAGCGCGATTCCGTGCTGGTTGCGACGATCGACGAATGGGCGCTGGTGGCATACGGCCAGCGGCGGGACTATGCGGGTTGGGAACCGGGCGGCGATGAATTCCTCTCGCCCGTCCTGTCGGTCGCGATGCTGATGAGCCGGGTCATGCCGCAGCTCCAGTACGCGCCTTGGCTCGACGAGCTGGTCCTGTCGAACGGCTGGGTGGAGCGCGAGTGCAGGCCCGTAACGGTGTCGGACCGCAGCGATGGCAAGATCGCCCATCTCGACGGGCTCAACCTCAGCCGGGCGTGGAACCTGCGCGCAGCCTCGCGCGCGTTGGGCGACCATCCGGCGCAGGAGTTACTGGAGGCAAGGGCGCAGGAGCACCTCGAGGCTGCCATGCCCCACGTGGCAGGCGATTACATGGGCGAGCATTGGCTGGCGAGCTTCGCCCTCCTGGCGCTGCTCGAAAAAAGCTGA
- a CDS encoding DUF979 domain-containing protein codes for MITYEWLYILTGGFFLVWSLLSSRDAKWGNAAFWGLLSASFLFGSHLSDFANGVLVLALVGIAGLGLLKRSDPATTTLEERQAHSGRLGNRLFLPALIVPLTAVAGTLLYNYTPLSESGLLAERRETLILFSLGTLIALTAAMLWLKPPVLAAAEEGRRLLDSIGWAGILPQMLAALGAVFALAGVGDIIGGIAGEIIPDGSIFLTVVVFALGMALFTMIMGNAFAAFPVMAAAIGIPLLVEGYGGNPAVIGAVGMLAGFCGTLMTPMAANFNIVPAALLELKDQNAVIRQQVGTALPLWVCNVVIIYVGAFLLWT; via the coding sequence ATGATCACCTATGAATGGCTCTACATCCTGACGGGCGGTTTCTTTCTCGTCTGGTCGCTCCTGTCCTCGCGCGACGCGAAATGGGGCAATGCGGCCTTCTGGGGACTCCTCTCGGCGAGCTTCCTGTTCGGCAGCCATTTGTCTGATTTCGCGAATGGCGTGCTCGTGCTCGCGCTTGTGGGCATCGCGGGGCTCGGTCTCCTCAAGCGCAGTGACCCGGCCACGACGACGCTGGAGGAGCGGCAGGCGCATTCCGGGAGGCTGGGTAACAGGCTGTTCCTTCCTGCCCTGATCGTGCCCCTGACGGCTGTCGCCGGCACACTGCTCTACAATTACACGCCGCTCAGCGAGAGCGGCCTGCTGGCCGAACGTCGCGAGACGCTGATCCTCTTCAGCCTCGGCACGCTCATCGCGCTCACTGCCGCAATGCTCTGGTTGAAGCCGCCGGTGCTGGCAGCCGCGGAAGAGGGGCGGCGCCTGCTCGATTCGATCGGATGGGCCGGTATCCTGCCGCAAATGCTCGCGGCGCTGGGAGCCGTCTTTGCACTCGCCGGAGTTGGAGACATCATCGGTGGCATTGCGGGCGAGATCATTCCCGACGGCAGCATATTCCTTACCGTTGTGGTGTTCGCGCTGGGCATGGCGCTCTTCACGATGATCATGGGCAATGCCTTTGCCGCCTTCCCGGTCATGGCTGCGGCCATCGGCATCCCGCTGCTGGTCGAAGGCTATGGCGGCAATCCGGCGGTGATCGGCGCGGTCGGCATGCTGGCGGGCTTCTGCGGGACGCTGATGACGCCGATGGCGGCCAACTTCAACATCGTGCCGGCCGCCCTGCTCGAACTGAAGGACCAGAACGCCGTCATCCGCCAGCAGGTCGGCACCGCATTGCCGCTGTGGGTTTGCAATGTCGTGATCATCTATGTCGGAGCATTCCTGTTGTGGACCTGA
- a CDS encoding DUF969 domain-containing protein — translation MNYWPLAGIAIVVAGFALRFNPLLVVVTAALATGVLAGLDLVAVIEALGKAFNDNRYISVTWIILPVIGLLERYGLQQRARAVIEGIRGATMGKLLTIYLLFRQITAALGLTSLGGHPQTVRPLVAPMAEAAAEKSHGELADEDREKVKAMSAATDNVGLFFGEDIFFAIASILLIQGVFESYGYPLTPLQLSVWAIPTAICAFIIHGWRIRSLDRRLGRTAA, via the coding sequence ATGAACTACTGGCCGCTGGCCGGCATCGCCATCGTGGTGGCGGGCTTTGCGCTGCGCTTCAATCCGCTGCTGGTAGTCGTCACGGCGGCGCTGGCCACCGGCGTCCTTGCAGGCCTTGACCTCGTCGCGGTGATCGAGGCGCTGGGCAAGGCTTTCAACGACAACCGCTACATCTCGGTCACCTGGATCATCCTGCCGGTAATCGGCCTGCTCGAACGCTATGGCCTGCAGCAACGCGCCCGCGCGGTTATCGAGGGCATTCGCGGTGCGACCATGGGCAAGCTGCTGACGATCTACCTCCTGTTCCGGCAGATTACCGCGGCGCTCGGCCTGACCAGCCTTGGCGGCCACCCGCAGACGGTCCGCCCGCTGGTCGCCCCGATGGCGGAAGCGGCGGCGGAAAAATCGCACGGCGAACTGGCCGATGAAGATCGCGAAAAGGTCAAGGCCATGTCGGCGGCGACCGACAATGTCGGCCTGTTCTTCGGCGAGGACATCTTCTTCGCGATCGCTTCCATCCTGCTGATCCAGGGCGTGTTCGAAAGCTACGGCTATCCGCTTACCCCGCTGCAATTGTCGGTCTGGGCGATCCCCACGGCGATCTGCGCCTTCATCATCCACGGCTGGCGGATCCGTTCGCTCGACCGGCGTCTGGGGAGGACAGCGGCATGA
- a CDS encoding hydantoinase B/oxoprolinase family protein, with protein MTDRSAAWRFAIDRGGTFTDVVATTPDGRLVTDKLLSENPGHYADAASEAVRRLMARHGPGPIAELRVGTTVATNALLERKGERLALLITRGFGDALRIGTQARPEIFARHIVLPEQLPARVVEVTERVGVNGEVLQSLDEAQVRADLAQLRREGFDALAIVLVHGWKYRDHESQIASIARDMGFAQVSVSHEVSPLIKLVPRGDTTVVDAYLSPVLRRYTVGLQAELPEAERLRFMQSNGGLAEVGAFRGKDAILSGPAGGVVGMVAASAPLGHYRIIGFDMGGTSTDVAHYSGEYELTGDSVVAGVRVAAPMMQIHTVAAGGGSICRFDGSRFRVGPESAGADPGPACYRKGGPLTVTDCNLFLGRLDPAFFPSVFGPAGDEPLDPEAARRRLEEVAALLPQARPLEEIAEGFLAIAVDSMANAIRKISVARGHDVTAYALACFGGAGGQHACKVADELGIETVLVHPLAGILSAYGIGLAPVKTIREVSLVRALGEDYSADLAALEAEAREALVAQGVEDIRIDTSARLRFAGSDSMLAVPCGETREMDAAFRKLHRQRFGYSDETAPIVVEALSVEASGTSGGLGAVEAEPQEAKGSASGTWPTVERSAMLAGEEIAGPALVIDPGSTTVVERGWQARLAEEGSLVLTRTEALERDRAAGTVVDPVRLEIFNNLFMAIAEEMGVVLQSTATSVNIKERLDFSCALFDASGALIANAPHIPVHLGSMGDSIARVIEARGEGRDGRGFRRGDAYVLNDPYRGGTHLPDITVIVPVFYGDAGEEPDAFVAARGHHADIGGIAPGSMPPESATIEEEGVLIDNLLMVDEGHFREDAVREVLASARYPARNPDRNLSDLRAQLAACTRGSELLVQSAREQGEAVVAAYMGHVLANAEESVRRLLDRLDDGSFAYPMDNGAEVRVAMRIDRESRSAVFDFTGTSMQLPDNFNAPRSITRAAALYVLRTLIDDAIPMNDGCLRPVELVVPEGSMLDPEPGAAVVAGNVETSQVVTDALFAATGKLAPSQGTMNNFTFGNERHQYYETIAGGSGAGPDHEGTSAVQTHMTNSRLTDPEILETRLPVRLDRFAIRRGSGGRGAHRGGDGVERRVTFLEPMRANMLANRRTIAPRGICGGGDAQPGRNWVERTDGRIEELGATGHAEMQPGDAFVILTPGGGGYGEERE; from the coding sequence ATGACCGACCGTTCTGCCGCATGGCGCTTCGCGATCGATCGCGGGGGGACCTTTACCGATGTCGTCGCCACCACGCCCGACGGGCGGCTGGTGACCGACAAGCTGCTGAGCGAAAATCCCGGCCATTATGCTGATGCGGCGAGCGAGGCGGTGCGCCGGCTCATGGCACGTCACGGGCCGGGGCCGATTGCCGAATTGCGTGTCGGGACGACAGTTGCGACCAATGCTCTGCTCGAACGCAAGGGAGAGCGGCTGGCCCTGCTGATCACGCGCGGGTTTGGCGACGCGCTGCGCATCGGGACGCAGGCGCGGCCGGAAATCTTCGCCCGTCATATCGTCCTGCCCGAACAATTGCCTGCGCGCGTGGTCGAGGTGACCGAACGCGTCGGGGTGAATGGCGAAGTCCTCCAATCGCTCGACGAGGCGCAGGTCCGCGCCGATCTCGCACAACTTCGTAGGGAGGGCTTCGATGCCCTTGCCATCGTGCTGGTGCATGGATGGAAATATCGTGACCACGAGAGCCAAATCGCTTCGATCGCGCGCGACATGGGCTTCGCGCAGGTCAGCGTCAGCCACGAGGTCAGCCCGCTGATCAAGCTCGTCCCGCGCGGCGATACGACCGTGGTGGATGCCTACCTCTCGCCCGTTCTGAGGCGCTACACCGTCGGCTTGCAGGCGGAGCTACCCGAGGCCGAGAGGCTGCGCTTCATGCAGTCGAACGGCGGCCTCGCCGAAGTCGGCGCATTTCGCGGCAAGGACGCGATTCTGTCCGGTCCGGCCGGCGGCGTGGTCGGCATGGTCGCGGCCAGCGCTCCTTTGGGGCATTACCGGATCATCGGCTTCGACATGGGCGGGACCAGCACCGACGTCGCGCATTATTCGGGCGAGTACGAACTGACCGGCGACAGCGTGGTGGCCGGCGTGCGCGTGGCCGCGCCCATGATGCAGATACACACGGTGGCTGCCGGGGGTGGCTCGATCTGCCGTTTCGATGGCTCGCGCTTCCGCGTCGGACCGGAAAGCGCAGGCGCGGATCCCGGGCCGGCCTGTTACCGCAAGGGCGGGCCGCTGACGGTGACCGATTGCAACTTGTTCCTCGGCAGGCTCGATCCGGCCTTCTTCCCGAGCGTCTTCGGGCCCGCAGGCGACGAACCGCTCGATCCGGAAGCAGCCCGCCGGCGGCTGGAGGAAGTGGCGGCATTGCTGCCACAGGCGAGACCGCTGGAGGAAATCGCCGAAGGCTTCCTCGCCATCGCGGTCGATTCCATGGCCAATGCGATCCGCAAGATATCGGTCGCGCGCGGACATGACGTCACCGCTTACGCGCTCGCCTGTTTCGGAGGGGCGGGCGGGCAGCACGCCTGCAAGGTGGCCGACGAACTGGGCATCGAGACCGTCCTCGTGCATCCGCTAGCCGGTATCCTGTCCGCCTATGGCATCGGCCTTGCGCCCGTGAAGACGATCCGCGAGGTCAGCCTGGTGCGCGCGCTTGGCGAGGATTATTCGGCCGATCTGGCCGCGCTGGAAGCCGAGGCGCGCGAAGCTCTTGTCGCGCAGGGTGTCGAGGATATCCGCATCGATACGAGCGCGCGGCTACGCTTTGCGGGCAGCGATTCCATGCTGGCAGTCCCCTGCGGCGAGACGCGCGAAATGGACGCCGCCTTCCGCAAGCTGCACCGCCAGCGCTTCGGTTATTCGGATGAGACTGCGCCAATCGTAGTGGAGGCGCTGAGCGTCGAAGCCAGCGGCACGTCGGGCGGGCTCGGCGCGGTCGAGGCCGAGCCGCAGGAGGCAAAAGGCAGCGCCAGCGGCACTTGGCCAACAGTGGAACGCAGCGCCATGCTGGCAGGGGAGGAAATTGCCGGACCGGCGCTGGTCATCGACCCGGGCTCTACCACGGTGGTCGAACGCGGATGGCAAGCGCGGCTCGCCGAGGAGGGAAGCCTCGTCCTCACTCGGACCGAGGCGCTCGAACGCGACCGTGCGGCCGGAACTGTGGTCGATCCCGTCCGTCTCGAAATATTCAACAACCTCTTCATGGCCATTGCCGAGGAAATGGGCGTGGTCCTCCAGTCGACCGCGACTTCGGTGAACATCAAGGAGAGGCTCGATTTCTCCTGCGCGCTGTTCGATGCGAGCGGCGCGCTTATCGCCAATGCACCGCATATCCCCGTGCACCTCGGTTCGATGGGCGACAGCATCGCCCGCGTGATCGAGGCGCGCGGTGAAGGACGCGACGGGCGCGGCTTCCGGCGGGGCGATGCCTATGTCCTGAACGATCCCTATCGCGGCGGAACGCATTTGCCCGACATCACGGTCATCGTGCCGGTGTTCTATGGCGATGCAGGGGAGGAACCTGATGCTTTCGTTGCGGCCCGCGGTCACCACGCGGACATTGGCGGCATTGCGCCGGGTTCCATGCCGCCCGAAAGTGCCACGATCGAGGAAGAGGGCGTCCTCATCGACAACCTCCTGATGGTGGACGAGGGGCATTTCCGCGAGGACGCGGTGCGCGAAGTCCTTGCATCGGCCCGCTATCCGGCGCGCAATCCCGACCGCAATCTGTCCGATTTGCGCGCACAACTGGCCGCCTGCACCCGGGGGAGCGAGCTGCTCGTCCAGTCGGCGCGCGAGCAGGGCGAAGCGGTGGTCGCCGCCTATATGGGCCACGTCCTCGCCAATGCGGAGGAAAGCGTGCGGCGGCTGCTGGACCGTCTGGACGACGGCAGCTTCGCCTATCCGATGGACAATGGCGCCGAAGTCAGGGTGGCCATGCGCATCGACCGCGAAAGCCGCAGCGCCGTGTTCGATTTCACCGGGACAAGCATGCAGCTGCCCGACAATTTCAACGCGCCGCGCTCCATCACGCGCGCAGCGGCGCTCTATGTCCTGCGCACACTGATCGACGATGCCATCCCGATGAACGACGGGTGCCTGCGACCGGTCGAACTGGTCGTGCCCGAAGGTTCGATGCTCGACCCAGAGCCGGGCGCAGCGGTCGTGGCGGGCAATGTCGAAACCAGCCAGGTCGTGACCGACGCGCTGTTCGCTGCGACCGGCAAGCTTGCGCCCTCGCAGGGCACTATGAACAATTTCACCTTCGGGAACGAGCGGCACCAGTATTACGAGACCATCGCCGGCGGCTCCGGTGCAGGCCCGGATCACGAGGGGACCAGCGCGGTGCAGACCCACATGACCAATTCGCGCTTGACCGATCCCGAAATCCTGGAAACCCGCCTGCCGGTGCGGCTCGACCGCTTTGCCATCAGGCGCGGCTCGGGAGGCAGGGGCGCGCATCGCGGCGGCGACGGGGTGGAGCGGCGCGTGACGTTCCTCGAACCCATGCGCGCGAACATGCTCGCCAACCGGCGTACAATCGCGCCGCGCGGGATTTGCGGCGGCGGCGATGCACAGCCGGGGCGCAACTGGGTCGAACGCACCGATGGCCGCATCGAGGAACTGGGCGCGACCGGGCATGCAGAGATGCAGCCGGGCGACGCCTTCGTCATTCTGACGCCCGGCGGGGGCGGATACGGGGAGGAACGGGAATGA
- a CDS encoding aldehyde dehydrogenase family protein, with product MTKTYANLIDGEMVTTSDTFEVVNPANEEVVGLVPSCGKEELDRAVAAARRAFKSWRKTSAEERQKVVQGIAAAIKDNGDELFRLLTTEQGKPHAQAQMEIFGAAGLAAAQSTLTLDDVINQDDDTRLSRTRRVPVGVVGGIVPWNFPVMMAIQKIVPALVSGCTIVLKPSPFTPLTTLRIAELIKDVVPAGTVNIITGPDELGPLITEHPDIDKITFTGSTATGKKIMEGASRDLKRITLELGGNDASIVLPDADVEKVAEQLFWSSFSNAGQICVAAKRIYIHEDIYDDLSKAIAEYAKGVVVGDGSQQGTGVGPIQNKKQFDRVCELIQDAKDQGYQFLTGGDVDPSGTGYYVPITILDNPPEDARIVAEEQFGPVMPLMKFSSVEEAIERANNSEYGLAGAVWTKDADKGVEIAEQLETGTVWVNEYLHISPLAPFGGHKQSGFGAEYGIDGLKEFTYPQVITVKRDADI from the coding sequence ATGACCAAGACCTATGCGAACCTGATCGACGGGGAGATGGTCACCACCTCCGACACGTTCGAGGTCGTGAACCCGGCCAACGAGGAAGTCGTCGGCCTCGTCCCGTCCTGCGGTAAGGAAGAGCTCGACCGTGCCGTCGCCGCTGCGCGCCGCGCCTTCAAGAGCTGGCGCAAGACCAGTGCAGAGGAGCGCCAGAAGGTGGTCCAGGGCATTGCCGCTGCGATCAAGGACAATGGCGATGAACTGTTCCGCCTGCTCACCACCGAGCAGGGCAAGCCGCACGCGCAGGCGCAGATGGAAATCTTCGGCGCGGCCGGCCTTGCCGCCGCCCAGTCGACGTTGACGCTCGACGACGTGATCAACCAGGACGACGACACCCGCCTGTCGCGAACCCGCCGCGTGCCGGTGGGCGTGGTCGGCGGCATCGTGCCGTGGAACTTCCCGGTCATGATGGCGATCCAGAAAATCGTCCCTGCGCTGGTTTCGGGCTGCACCATCGTGCTCAAGCCCTCGCCCTTCACCCCGCTGACCACGCTGCGGATCGCGGAACTGATCAAGGACGTGGTGCCCGCGGGCACGGTGAACATCATCACCGGCCCCGACGAGCTCGGCCCGCTGATCACCGAGCATCCGGACATCGACAAGATCACCTTCACCGGCTCCACCGCGACCGGCAAGAAGATCATGGAAGGCGCCAGCCGCGACCTGAAGCGCATCACGCTGGAACTGGGCGGTAACGACGCGTCGATCGTCCTGCCCGACGCCGATGTCGAGAAGGTGGCCGAACAGCTGTTCTGGTCGAGCTTCTCCAACGCCGGCCAGATCTGCGTCGCGGCCAAGCGCATCTACATCCACGAGGACATTTACGACGACCTGTCCAAGGCGATCGCCGAATATGCCAAGGGCGTGGTCGTGGGCGACGGTTCGCAGCAGGGCACGGGCGTCGGCCCGATCCAGAACAAGAAGCAGTTCGACCGCGTGTGCGAGCTGATTCAGGACGCCAAGGACCAGGGCTACCAGTTCCTGACCGGCGGCGACGTCGATCCTTCCGGCACCGGCTATTACGTGCCGATCACCATCCTCGACAATCCGCCCGAGGACGCGCGCATCGTGGCCGAGGAACAGTTCGGCCCGGTCATGCCGCTGATGAAGTTCTCCAGCGTCGAGGAAGCGATCGAGCGCGCCAACAATTCCGAATACGGCCTCGCCGGTGCGGTCTGGACCAAGGACGCCGACAAGGGCGTCGAGATTGCCGAACAGCTGGAAACCGGCACGGTGTGGGTGAATGAATACCTCCACATCTCGCCGCTGGCGCCCTTCGGCGGGCACAAGCAATCCGGCTTCGGCGCGGAATACGGCATCGATGGCCTCAAGGAGTTCACCTATCCGCAGGTCATCACGGTGAAACGCGACGCGGATATCTGA